The following are from one region of the Staphylococcus schleiferi genome:
- a CDS encoding sodium:solute symporter, with protein MNTTGFTIIDLFVLIVYLLAVLVAGLYFSKKEMKGKEFFKGDGSVPWYVTSVSIFATMLSPISFLGLAGNSYAGSWILWFAQLGMLIAIPLAIKYVLPIFARMDIDTAYDYLERRYEAKSLRVISAILFIIYQLGRISIIMYLPSVGLATLTGIDINILIILMGVIAIIYSYTGGLKSVLWTDFIQGVILSGGALIALFVLIYDVDGGIGAITQQLAHGKFIAPTEKIFDPNILSSSIFLIVVGSGLTIFSSYASSQDLVQRFTTTQSISKLNKMLFTNGALSLGIATVFYLIGTGLYVFYKVQNVSEATNQIPQDQIFMYFIAYQLPVGVTGIILAAIYAAAQSTISTGLNSVATSWTLDIQDVISKGMSDKRRTRIAQIVSLLVGIFSIVVSIIMAHSDIKSDYEWFNGFMGLVLGLLGGVFVLGFISKKANKYGAYAALIVSTIVMVCIKYVIPPEVVNYWAYSLISISVSFVSGYTVSILTGNKVSAPQYTTIHDIPEILSDESWAKRH; from the coding sequence GTGAATACTACAGGTTTTACAATTATTGACTTATTCGTTTTAATTGTTTATTTACTTGCCGTGCTTGTCGCTGGACTTTATTTTTCAAAAAAAGAAATGAAAGGTAAAGAATTTTTTAAAGGTGATGGTTCTGTACCTTGGTATGTTACATCAGTATCTATATTTGCCACAATGTTAAGTCCGATTTCCTTTTTAGGATTAGCTGGAAACTCATATGCAGGAAGTTGGATATTATGGTTTGCACAGCTTGGTATGCTTATTGCAATACCTTTAGCGATAAAATACGTGCTCCCTATTTTTGCGAGGATGGATATTGATACAGCTTACGATTATTTAGAAAGACGCTATGAAGCAAAATCATTACGTGTTATCTCTGCAATTCTTTTCATTATTTACCAATTAGGTCGTATCTCTATTATCATGTACCTTCCATCTGTTGGTTTAGCAACACTGACTGGAATAGATATCAATATTTTAATAATTCTTATGGGTGTTATAGCAATTATTTACTCATATACAGGTGGCTTAAAATCCGTTCTTTGGACTGATTTTATTCAAGGCGTTATTTTATCAGGCGGTGCTTTGATTGCATTATTTGTGTTGATTTACGATGTAGATGGAGGGATTGGTGCAATCACACAACAACTGGCACATGGGAAATTCATAGCACCAACAGAAAAGATATTTGATCCTAACATTTTATCAAGCTCGATTTTCTTAATTGTCGTTGGATCGGGATTAACAATTTTTTCTTCTTACGCATCTTCACAAGACTTAGTTCAACGTTTTACAACAACTCAAAGTATAAGCAAGTTAAATAAGATGCTTTTTACGAATGGCGCACTATCTCTCGGTATTGCAACAGTTTTTTATCTAATTGGTACAGGATTGTATGTCTTTTATAAAGTGCAAAATGTGAGTGAGGCAACAAATCAAATACCGCAAGATCAAATCTTTATGTACTTTATTGCTTATCAACTTCCTGTAGGTGTAACAGGTATTATTTTAGCTGCAATCTATGCGGCGGCTCAATCAACAATTTCGACCGGGTTAAATTCAGTTGCAACCTCTTGGACACTTGATATTCAAGATGTGATTTCAAAAGGAATGTCCGATAAACGTCGAACACGTATAGCACAAATTGTTTCATTATTAGTAGGTATTTTTTCTATTGTTGTTTCTATTATAATGGCACATTCAGATATCAAATCTGATTATGAATGGTTTAATGGTTTTATGGGACTTGTACTTGGATTGTTAGGTGGTGTCTTTGTACTTGGATTCATAAGTAAAAAAGCTAACAAATACGGAGCTTATGCCGCTTTAATTGTATCAACTATTGTAATGGTTTGTATTAAATATGTTATCCCGCCAGAAGTGGTTAATTATTGGGCATATTCACTTATTTCTATTAGCGTTTCTTTTGTTTCTGGTTATACGGTTTCTATTTTAACTGGAAATAAAGTAAGTGCGCCTCAATATACAACGATTCACGATATCCCAGAAATCTTATCGGATGAGTCATGGGCGAAGCGTCACTAA
- a CDS encoding dihydrodipicolinate synthase family protein yields MKSIDKYKGIIPAFYACYDSNGEVSLDKVKRQVQYFIDKGVKGIYVNGSSGECIYLNVEERKSIIEAVMEVAKGQLTVINHVACNNTRDSVDLAKHSEKLGVDAIAAIPPIYFKLPEYSIKNYWNTISDAASNTDFIIYNIPQLAGVALSTQLYDEMRQNPKVIGVKNSSIPVQDIQNFVASGGDNYIVFNGPDEQFLGGRMMGAEGGIGGTYGVMPELFLKLDALIKAHQFEQAQKLQFAINEIIAVLVSGHGNMYAIAKEVLRLNEKLDLGSVREPLTPLNDSDKSLAADAVQKINHTRNAFI; encoded by the coding sequence ATGAAAAGCATAGATAAATACAAAGGGATCATACCAGCTTTTTATGCGTGTTATGACTCAAATGGAGAAGTAAGTTTAGATAAGGTAAAAAGGCAAGTGCAATACTTTATTGATAAAGGTGTTAAAGGAATCTATGTCAATGGGTCTTCAGGAGAATGTATCTACCTTAATGTAGAAGAGCGTAAGTCAATTATCGAAGCAGTTATGGAAGTAGCTAAGGGCCAACTTACTGTAATCAATCATGTTGCATGTAATAACACGAGAGATAGCGTTGATTTAGCAAAGCACTCTGAAAAGTTAGGCGTAGATGCAATTGCTGCCATTCCACCTATTTATTTTAAATTACCAGAATATTCAATTAAAAATTATTGGAATACTATAAGTGATGCAGCGTCGAATACAGATTTTATTATTTATAACATTCCTCAACTCGCTGGTGTAGCACTTTCTACTCAATTGTATGATGAAATGCGTCAAAATCCAAAAGTCATTGGCGTGAAAAATTCATCGATACCTGTTCAAGATATTCAAAATTTCGTAGCATCTGGCGGTGATAATTATATTGTATTTAATGGCCCGGATGAACAGTTCTTAGGTGGGCGAATGATGGGAGCAGAAGGGGGCATTGGAGGTACATATGGTGTAATGCCGGAATTATTTTTGAAATTGGATGCTTTAATTAAAGCACATCAATTCGAGCAAGCCCAAAAATTACAATTTGCAATAAATGAAATTATTGCAGTACTTGTTTCAGGTCACGGCAACATGTATGCCATTGCTAAAGAAGTACTTAGACTGAATGAAAAGCTTGATCTTGGTTCAGTTCGTGAGCCTTTAACACCATTAAATGATAGTGATAAAAGCTTAGCAGCTGATGCAGTTCAAAAAATTAATCATACAAGAAATGCCTTTATATAA
- a CDS encoding SIS domain-containing protein yields the protein MLREKRGLLAYKDLTQKVLFDYEEMLRKNYSVIDERKLERITTMIESAERVYLYGKGSSALALKEMKMRFMRLGIICEMIEDEDMFIWNNLLVNEKCLVIGASISGKTKTVLDALQTAKVYGAHTVLMTTRNMNKSDFCCDEILLLAAADHLAYGNRISPQLPILLMTDCLFSYYLENPDRKYYFEQTIINKDTEFKFKKDV from the coding sequence ATGCTACGTGAAAAAAGAGGATTGCTTGCATATAAAGATTTAACACAAAAGGTCTTATTTGATTATGAGGAAATGCTACGCAAGAATTATTCTGTCATAGATGAAAGGAAGCTTGAAAGAATTACCACAATGATTGAATCTGCTGAGCGAGTTTATTTATACGGTAAAGGGAGCTCGGCACTAGCTTTAAAGGAGATGAAAATGAGGTTTATGCGTCTTGGAATCATTTGTGAAATGATTGAAGATGAAGATATGTTTATATGGAATAACCTGCTTGTTAATGAAAAGTGTCTAGTAATCGGTGCATCTATTTCAGGAAAAACCAAGACCGTTCTTGACGCTTTACAAACAGCAAAAGTCTATGGTGCCCATACGGTTTTAATGACAACAAGAAATATGAATAAAAGTGATTTTTGTTGTGACGAAATTTTACTTTTAGCTGCAGCCGACCATCTAGCATATGGAAATCGTATTTCACCACAACTTCCAATTTTATTGATGACTGATTGCTTATTTTCATATTATTTGGAAAATCCAGATCGCAAATACTACTTCGAACAAACGATTATTAATAAAGATACCGAATTTAAATTCAAAAAGGATGTTTAA
- a CDS encoding YggT family protein, whose product MSIQLITTIFNFLLFLVEAYTFGMIIYIFMSWLPGARESVVGRFMAKIYEPFLEPFRRIIPPLGFIDISPIVAFIVLNLFQRGLQSIFNLIINHFY is encoded by the coding sequence ATGAGTATACAGTTAATCACGACAATCTTTAATTTTCTTTTATTTTTGGTCGAAGCTTATACGTTTGGTATGATTATTTATATTTTCATGTCTTGGCTTCCAGGCGCACGTGAAAGTGTCGTAGGTCGCTTCATGGCTAAAATATATGAGCCTTTTTTAGAACCATTTAGAAGAATTATACCGCCACTCGGTTTTATCGATATATCACCGATTGTCGCATTTATCGTACTGAATTTATTTCAACGTGGACTTCAATCCATTTTTAATTTAATCATTAATCATTTTTATTAA
- a CDS encoding cell division protein SepF, with protein sequence MAIKDLFNGFFSIEEEDDDEFIEEEERRQEREQQSQNAQQPAKQQSERPRAIQSVPNKRQTTRMKSSQNDKQYQVAQKQEQGNVVSMNQAQENYQSGNSKMCLFEPRVFSDTQDIADELKNRRATLVNLQRIDPVSAKRIIDFLSGTVYAIGGDIQRVGADIFLCTPDNVEVAGSITDHIESMGNHYE encoded by the coding sequence TTGGCTATTAAAGATCTGTTTAACGGTTTTTTCTCAATTGAAGAAGAAGATGATGATGAATTCATTGAAGAAGAAGAGCGTCGTCAAGAACGTGAGCAGCAATCACAAAATGCACAGCAACCGGCAAAACAGCAAAGTGAGAGACCTCGTGCAATTCAATCTGTGCCTAATAAACGACAAACTACGCGTATGAAGTCTTCTCAAAATGATAAGCAATACCAAGTTGCACAAAAACAAGAGCAAGGGAATGTGGTGAGTATGAATCAAGCCCAAGAGAATTATCAAAGCGGTAATTCAAAAATGTGTTTATTTGAACCACGCGTATTTTCAGATACACAGGATATTGCAGACGAGTTGAAAAACCGTCGTGCAACACTTGTTAATCTTCAACGCATTGACCCAGTATCGGCAAAACGTATTATAGACTTCTTAAGTGGTACAGTTTATGCTATCGGAGGAGATATACAACGTGTGGGTGCAGATATTTTTCTATGTACACCTGACAATGTCGAAGTTGCAGGTAGTATTACAGATCATATCGAATCCATGGGAAATCATTATGAATAA
- a CDS encoding YggS family pyridoxal phosphate-dependent enzyme encodes MSVKSNLEEIQQEIREHAHQRDDETLPNVIAVTKYVTIERAIEAYEAGLRHFGENRIEGFLEKKAALPDDVKMHFIGSLQSRKVKDVIDEIDYLHALDRQSLAKEISKRAHHEIKCFVQVNVSGETSKHGISLDEVIPFIEMLKDYRYIHVVGLMTMAPYTDDTAYLKSIFEKLKIKRDEVQAMNLTHAPCTELSMGMSNDFHIATEAGATFVRIGTRLVGKEE; translated from the coding sequence ATGTCAGTAAAATCGAATTTAGAGGAAATTCAACAAGAGATACGAGAGCACGCACATCAGAGAGACGATGAAACATTACCAAACGTGATTGCAGTGACGAAATATGTTACAATAGAGCGAGCTATAGAAGCATATGAAGCTGGTCTTCGGCACTTTGGTGAAAATCGTATTGAAGGCTTTTTGGAAAAGAAAGCAGCATTACCTGATGATGTAAAAATGCATTTTATCGGTTCGTTACAATCACGTAAAGTGAAAGATGTCATCGATGAAATAGACTATTTACATGCATTAGATCGCCAAAGTTTAGCCAAAGAGATTAGCAAACGTGCACATCATGAAATTAAATGCTTTGTCCAAGTGAATGTCTCTGGCGAAACGTCGAAACATGGTATTTCGCTTGATGAAGTCATTCCATTTATTGAAATGTTAAAAGACTATCGTTATATTCATGTTGTCGGACTAATGACAATGGCACCTTATACTGACGATACAGCATACTTAAAATCAATTTTTGAAAAACTTAAAATTAAACGCGATGAAGTCCAAGCAATGAATCTAACACATGCGCCATGTACCGAGTTATCAATGGGTATGAGCAATGATTTTCATATTGCTACGGAAGCAGGTGCGACATTTGTGAGAATTGGAACGCGTCTAGTAGGAAAAGAGGAGTGA
- the pgeF gene encoding peptidoglycan editing factor PgeF, with amino-acid sequence MDLFVEKPHHLSYQPSLGHGVHIGITTRQGGLSAYPSDAFNMARYVEDKDENITKHQEILGQEIGYSPENWVFPIQTHEAKVVEVSKEDRGKNIETLSNDVLFGVDGLYTYDTDTVLTMCFADCVPIYFYSPKHHYIALAHAGWRGTVATIVHRVLDQFPFDYKDIYVVIGPATSNSYEINDDILKKFQNLPIPIEAYVETRDTDRHGIDLKYANQLLCEYYGVPKENIYRTDYSTSEDLERFFSYRVEKGNTGRMLAFIGQSSNERRYE; translated from the coding sequence ATGGATTTATTCGTTGAAAAACCGCATCATCTCAGTTATCAGCCTAGTTTAGGACATGGTGTTCATATTGGTATAACAACACGACAAGGTGGTTTAAGTGCTTATCCTTCTGATGCCTTTAACATGGCAAGATATGTTGAAGACAAAGATGAAAATATTACAAAGCATCAAGAAATATTAGGTCAAGAAATAGGGTATTCCCCAGAAAATTGGGTTTTTCCAATTCAAACGCATGAAGCTAAAGTAGTTGAAGTATCAAAAGAGGATCGAGGTAAAAATATAGAAACATTATCGAATGATGTATTATTCGGTGTGGATGGGTTATATACGTATGATACAGATACGGTTTTAACCATGTGCTTTGCAGACTGTGTGCCTATTTATTTTTACAGTCCAAAACATCATTATATTGCGCTAGCACACGCTGGATGGCGTGGGACAGTAGCAACAATCGTGCACCGTGTACTAGATCAGTTTCCTTTTGATTATAAAGATATTTATGTGGTGATTGGCCCTGCGACATCGAATAGTTATGAGATTAACGATGATATATTGAAAAAATTTCAAAATTTGCCTATCCCAATTGAGGCATATGTTGAGACGAGAGATACAGACAGACACGGTATCGATTTGAAATATGCCAATCAATTGTTATGTGAGTATTATGGCGTTCCTAAAGAAAATATATATCGCACCGATTATTCGACATCCGAAGACTTAGAGCGTTTCTTTTCGTATCGCGTAGAAAAAGGGAATACGGGAAGAATGTTAGCATTTATTGGCCAATCATCGAATGAAAGAAGGTATGAATAA
- the ftsZ gene encoding cell division protein FtsZ, translating into MLEFEQGFNHLATLKVIGVGGGGNNAVNRMIDHGMNNVEFIAINTDGQALNLSKAESKIQIGEKLTRGLGAGANPEIGKKAAEESREQIEDAIQGADMVFVTAGMGGGTGTGAAPVVAKIAKEMGALTVGVVTRPFGFEGRKRQTQAAAGVEAMKAAVDTLIVIPNDRLLDIVDKSTPMMEAFKEADNVLRQGVQGISDLIAVSGEVNLDFADVKTIMSNQGSALMGIGVSSGENRAVEAAKKAISSPLLETSIVGAQGVLMNITGGESLSLFEAQEAADIVQDAADEDVNMIFGTVINPELQDEIVVTVIATGFEDKPSSHARKQGHSGFGASASQTAPKESSFGGHNAPATSQEKEVESGRSHTTADDDIPSFIRNREERRSRRTRR; encoded by the coding sequence ATGTTAGAATTTGAACAAGGATTTAATCATTTAGCGACACTTAAAGTCATCGGTGTCGGCGGTGGCGGTAACAACGCTGTGAATCGAATGATTGACCACGGTATGAACAACGTTGAATTTATTGCAATTAACACGGATGGACAAGCTTTAAACTTATCTAAAGCAGAATCTAAAATCCAAATTGGTGAAAAACTTACACGTGGCTTAGGTGCAGGTGCAAACCCTGAAATCGGTAAAAAAGCTGCCGAAGAGTCAAGAGAACAAATTGAAGATGCCATTCAAGGTGCAGATATGGTGTTTGTTACTGCCGGTATGGGTGGTGGTACTGGAACAGGTGCTGCGCCAGTTGTAGCCAAAATCGCTAAAGAAATGGGTGCATTAACAGTCGGTGTTGTAACGCGTCCATTTGGCTTTGAAGGCCGTAAGCGTCAAACACAAGCAGCTGCTGGTGTTGAAGCAATGAAAGCAGCAGTTGATACATTAATCGTTATTCCAAACGATCGTTTATTAGATATCGTTGATAAGTCTACACCAATGATGGAAGCATTCAAAGAAGCAGATAACGTATTACGTCAAGGTGTTCAAGGTATTTCTGACTTAATCGCTGTATCTGGTGAAGTTAACCTTGACTTTGCAGACGTTAAAACAATTATGTCTAACCAAGGTTCAGCATTGATGGGTATCGGTGTGTCATCAGGTGAAAACAGAGCAGTAGAAGCTGCTAAAAAAGCGATTTCTTCTCCATTACTTGAGACTTCAATCGTAGGTGCGCAAGGTGTGTTAATGAATATCACTGGTGGCGAATCATTATCATTATTTGAAGCACAAGAAGCTGCTGATATTGTTCAAGATGCAGCAGATGAAGATGTTAACATGATCTTCGGTACAGTGATTAACCCTGAGCTTCAAGATGAAATTGTAGTAACAGTGATTGCGACTGGTTTTGAAGATAAACCATCATCTCATGCACGTAAACAAGGTCATTCTGGTTTTGGTGCAAGTGCATCACAAACTGCGCCAAAAGAATCAAGTTTCGGTGGCCACAATGCACCAGCAACTTCTCAAGAAAAAGAAGTTGAAAGCGGACGTAGTCATACAACAGCGGACGATGATATTCCAAGCTTCATTCGTAACAGAGAAGAAAGACGTTCAAGAAGAACACGTCGTTAA
- the ftsA gene encoding cell division protein FtsA, which yields MEEHYYVSVDIGSSSVKAIVGEKFHNGINVIGTGQTYTSGIKNGLIDDFDIAKQAIKDTIKKASIASSVDIKEVFLKLPIVSTEVFDETNKIEFHKDTEINGTHIEEVLDGIREKNAEPGTDVINTFPIRFIVDDDNEVSDPKELVARHSLQVDAGVIAINRSILINTIKCVESCGVDVLDVYSDSLNYRSVLTPTERELGACVIDIGEDLTQIAFYERGELVDADVVFKAGRRITEDIAKFLNTTYETAEKIKQQYGHAFYDSASDQDVFSVEQLDSDEPAQFTQKELSDAIEARVEEIFFDVFDILAELGLNKVNGGFVVTGGSANLLGVKELLQDMVSEKVRIHTPSQMGVRKPEFSSAISTISSSIAFDELLDYVTISNHDNEEIEEEIIESDSKRQEPKVGGFESFFKKKSKKQPQETSKSEHVEEDTSVEVFEDDVDRNEQAQPKQEESKFKKIMKSLFD from the coding sequence ATGGAAGAGCATTATTATGTTAGTGTAGATATCGGCTCATCAAGCGTGAAAGCGATTGTTGGTGAAAAATTTCATAACGGAATTAATGTGATAGGTACAGGGCAGACCTATACGAGTGGTATTAAAAATGGTTTGATTGATGATTTTGATATTGCAAAACAAGCGATTAAAGACACAATTAAGAAAGCATCAATAGCATCAAGCGTTGATATTAAAGAAGTTTTTTTAAAGTTACCCATTGTAAGTACAGAAGTTTTTGATGAAACAAACAAAATTGAGTTTCACAAAGATACAGAAATTAATGGGACACATATTGAAGAAGTACTCGACGGTATTCGTGAGAAAAATGCCGAGCCTGGAACGGATGTCATTAATACGTTCCCAATTCGATTTATTGTTGATGATGACAATGAAGTTTCTGATCCAAAAGAACTTGTCGCACGTCATTCACTTCAAGTGGATGCTGGTGTCATCGCGATCAATAGATCCATTTTAATTAATACGATTAAATGTGTTGAATCTTGTGGCGTAGATGTTTTAGATGTCTATTCAGATTCACTCAACTATCGTTCGGTTTTAACACCTACTGAGCGTGAACTTGGTGCATGCGTCATCGATATCGGTGAAGATCTTACACAAATTGCATTTTATGAACGCGGTGAATTAGTCGATGCAGATGTCGTCTTTAAGGCGGGACGTCGCATTACAGAAGACATCGCAAAATTTTTAAACACTACATATGAAACAGCTGAGAAGATTAAGCAACAATATGGACATGCATTTTATGACTCAGCTTCAGATCAAGATGTATTCAGTGTTGAACAGCTTGATTCTGATGAACCTGCACAATTCACTCAAAAAGAATTGAGTGATGCGATTGAAGCACGTGTAGAAGAAATATTCTTTGATGTTTTTGATATTTTAGCAGAATTAGGGTTAAACAAAGTAAATGGTGGTTTTGTCGTAACAGGTGGCTCTGCCAATTTACTAGGTGTAAAAGAATTACTACAAGATATGGTCAGCGAAAAAGTGCGTATTCATACACCGTCACAAATGGGAGTAAGAAAACCAGAATTTTCTTCAGCAATTTCGACAATTTCTAGTAGTATTGCTTTCGATGAGTTATTAGATTATGTTACAATAAGTAATCATGATAATGAAGAAATTGAAGAAGAGATTATTGAAAGCGATTCAAAACGACAAGAACCTAAAGTAGGTGGATTTGAATCATTTTTCAAGAAAAAATCGAAAAAACAACCACAAGAAACTTCAAAATCAGAACATGTTGAAGAAGATACTTCGGTAGAGGTATTTGAAGACGATGTAGACCGAAATGAACAAGCGCAACCAAAACAAGAAGAGAGCAAGTTTAAAAAGATAATGAAATCACTGTTTGATTGA
- a CDS encoding cell division protein FtsQ/DivIB produces MTENKVPRIDNEYLKEKRKKQLVKRRRRQRYIVIVLLIVVILILLYMFTPISKIKDAEIHGNHYISDQEIIKALKIDNHPRIYAYAASDAEQRIEKEDLVDSVSIHKGLFNHLTVDVKEHEIIGVTSEKSKTVPIIESGKVLKDFKGEIPNEAPYLEGFKGDDKTDIITALHKMDRTTRGQISEIVSTPQKNQPDLIKLYMRDGIEVVGKIKTIADKLKYYPSMSQALEKDESGHLKKSGFIDLSVGATFIPYENVKNEKGSSASAKEVQSGTAIEDEAKDDLQKALNKIKDDKDDKDNKDNNDNKETKDNQKDS; encoded by the coding sequence ATGACGGAAAATAAGGTACCAAGAATCGATAATGAATATTTAAAAGAAAAGCGTAAGAAACAATTGGTAAAACGACGACGTAGGCAACGGTACATCGTTATTGTTTTACTCATTGTAGTCATACTGATTCTCTTATATATGTTTACACCGATAAGTAAAATTAAAGATGCTGAAATACATGGAAATCATTATATTTCTGATCAAGAAATCATAAAAGCACTAAAAATTGATAATCACCCAAGAATTTATGCTTATGCTGCGAGTGACGCAGAACAAAGAATTGAAAAAGAAGATTTAGTCGATAGCGTTTCTATTCATAAAGGTTTGTTTAATCATTTAACAGTTGATGTTAAAGAACATGAAATTATTGGTGTAACTTCTGAGAAATCTAAAACGGTGCCTATTATTGAAAGTGGCAAAGTGTTAAAAGATTTTAAAGGAGAAATACCGAACGAAGCCCCATACTTGGAAGGATTCAAAGGCGATGACAAAACAGATATCATTACAGCGCTTCACAAAATGGATCGCACAACACGGGGACAAATTTCAGAAATTGTAAGTACACCGCAAAAAAATCAGCCAGATTTGATTAAACTTTATATGAGAGATGGCATTGAAGTGGTTGGTAAGATTAAAACCATAGCCGATAAACTCAAATATTATCCAAGTATGTCCCAAGCGTTAGAAAAAGATGAATCGGGTCATTTGAAAAAATCTGGATTTATAGATTTATCGGTTGGTGCTACATTTATTCCTTATGAAAATGTTAAAAATGAAAAAGGCAGTTCGGCGAGTGCGAAAGAAGTTCAAAGTGGCACAGCAATTGAAGACGAAGCAAAAGACGATTTACAAAAAGCGTTGAATAAAATTAAAGATGATAAAGACGACAAAGACAACAAAGATAACAATGATAATAAGGAAACAAAAGACAACCAAAAGGATTCCTAA
- the mraY gene encoding phospho-N-acetylmuramoyl-pentapeptide-transferase — MGIFSAIIAFIITAVLVPILIPTLKRMKFGQSIREEGPQSHMKKTGTPTMGGLTFLIGAIVTTIIASVFVEPASPLLLLLFVTIGFGLIGFIDDYIIVVKKNNQGLTSKQKFLAQIAIAVIFFVVAKVFNAFDFSTNLNLPFTDISIPLSYAYVIFIIFWQVGFSNAVNLTDGLDGLATGLSIIGFTIYAIMSFVLEQPSIGVFCMIMVAALAGFLPYNINPAKVFMGDTGSLALGGIFATISIMLNQELSLLLVGFVFVIETLSVMIQVTSFKLTGKRIFKMSPLHHHFELVGWSEWKVVTVFWSVGLITGLIGLWIGVS, encoded by the coding sequence ATGGGAATTTTCAGCGCAATCATCGCATTTATCATTACTGCAGTTTTAGTTCCAATACTCATACCAACTTTAAAGAGGATGAAATTTGGACAAAGTATTCGTGAAGAAGGTCCTCAAAGTCACATGAAGAAAACAGGTACACCAACGATGGGTGGATTAACATTTTTAATTGGTGCAATTGTTACAACGATTATTGCAAGTGTATTTGTAGAACCAGCAAGTCCGTTGCTGTTACTGCTCTTTGTCACAATTGGTTTTGGCTTAATTGGCTTTATTGACGACTATATCATTGTAGTGAAGAAAAACAATCAAGGTTTAACAAGTAAACAGAAGTTTTTAGCGCAAATTGCTATCGCAGTTATATTTTTTGTCGTGGCAAAAGTGTTTAATGCATTTGACTTCTCAACTAATCTGAATTTACCTTTCACTGATATCAGTATTCCTTTATCGTATGCCTATGTTATATTTATCATTTTTTGGCAAGTTGGTTTTTCTAATGCAGTAAATCTAACTGACGGCTTAGATGGATTAGCGACAGGTCTTTCTATTATTGGATTTACAATTTACGCAATTATGAGTTTCGTATTAGAGCAACCTTCAATTGGTGTATTTTGTATGATTATGGTAGCCGCGCTTGCAGGCTTTTTACCTTATAATATTAACCCTGCAAAAGTGTTTATGGGAGATACAGGAAGCTTGGCATTAGGTGGTATTTTCGCGACGATTTCAATTATGTTGAATCAAGAATTATCACTTTTATTAGTCGGATTTGTTTTTGTCATTGAAACTTTATCAGTAATGATACAAGTGACATCTTTTAAATTAACAGGTAAACGTATATTTAAAATGAGTCCACTTCATCATCACTTTGAACTAGTTGGTTGGAGCGAATGGAAAGTCGTTACTGTATTTTGGTCAGTAGGTTTAATTACAGGCTTAATTGGCTTGTGGATTGGAGTGAGTTAA